One part of the Candidatus Kouleothrix ribensis genome encodes these proteins:
- a CDS encoding SDR family oxidoreductase, with amino-acid sequence MVIVTGGGTGIGLGVARSCAEAGARVVLAQRRLETAEQAAATLRAAGHQALGLRCDVSNRDSVRALIAAAVAIFGRLDVLVNNAALTGAAAEARAFLDETDAHWRQIIDINLGGAFICTQEAARQLIAQGGGGSIINISSVAQYAAQEHSAPYCASKAGLDGLTKVAAIELAPHGIRVNSVAPGDIDTDASHAVVAQAHARGATGRFFRFTPLDRRGRPEEVGQVVAFLASDEASFVTGATWLVDGGFLSY; translated from the coding sequence GTGGTGATTGTGACCGGCGGCGGCACCGGGATTGGCCTGGGGGTCGCGCGCAGCTGTGCCGAGGCCGGCGCGCGCGTGGTGCTGGCCCAGCGCCGGCTGGAGACCGCCGAGCAAGCTGCTGCCACGCTGCGCGCGGCCGGGCACCAGGCGCTCGGGCTGCGCTGCGACGTGAGCAACCGCGACTCGGTGCGCGCGCTGATCGCGGCGGCGGTGGCGATCTTCGGCCGGCTGGATGTGCTGGTCAACAATGCCGCGCTCACCGGCGCAGCAGCCGAGGCGCGCGCGTTCCTCGACGAAACCGACGCGCACTGGCGGCAGATCATCGACATCAACCTCGGCGGCGCGTTCATCTGCACGCAAGAGGCGGCCAGGCAGCTGATCGCGCAGGGCGGCGGCGGCAGCATTATCAACATCTCGTCGGTGGCGCAGTATGCCGCGCAAGAGCACTCGGCGCCCTACTGCGCGAGTAAGGCCGGCCTCGACGGGCTGACCAAAGTCGCGGCGATCGAGCTGGCCCCGCACGGCATCCGCGTCAATAGCGTGGCCCCCGGCGATATCGACACCGACGCCAGCCACGCAGTGGTTGCCCAGGCCCACGCGCGCGGCGCCACCGGCCGGTTCTTCCGGTTCACACCGCTCGACCGGCGCGGCCGGCCCGAGGAGGTCGGCCAGGTAGTCGCGTTCCTGGCCAGCGACGAGGCCAGCTTCGTCACTGGCGCGACATGGCTGGTGGATGGCGGCTTCCTCAGCTATTGA
- a CDS encoding aldo/keto reductase — protein sequence MDYRTLGRSHLRVSAIGMGGATFGREIDEPAAFAVLDRALARGITLFDTAEAYSAGKSEAILGRWVASRGVRNQIVLATKVAPALGGARVIAAAEASLRRLQVDTIDLFQLHSWDAGTPLEETLAALDTLVRAGKARYIGCSNFAAWQLCKALWRQDVAGAARLECVQPVYNLAKREIEGELLPLCADQQLGVITYSPLGAGFLTGKYHQHGPVPHGTRFAIVPGHQAIYFNDAAFQAMERLRACAAEIDIPMAQLGLAWVLSRPGITTTLIGARDVSQVDQAFEAAALARSEALRAAIELL from the coding sequence TTGGACTACCGAACACTGGGGCGTAGCCACCTGCGCGTAAGCGCGATCGGCATGGGCGGCGCAACCTTCGGGCGCGAGATCGACGAGCCGGCCGCATTCGCAGTGCTCGATCGGGCGCTCGCGCGCGGGATCACGCTCTTCGACACCGCCGAGGCCTATTCGGCCGGCAAGTCCGAAGCGATCCTGGGTCGCTGGGTCGCCAGCCGCGGCGTACGCAACCAGATCGTGCTGGCCACCAAGGTCGCGCCGGCGCTGGGCGGCGCACGCGTGATCGCTGCGGCCGAGGCCAGCCTGCGCCGGCTGCAGGTCGATACGATCGACCTGTTTCAGCTGCACAGCTGGGATGCCGGCACACCGCTGGAAGAGACGCTCGCGGCGCTGGATACGCTGGTGCGCGCGGGCAAGGCCCGCTATATCGGCTGCAGCAACTTTGCGGCCTGGCAGCTGTGCAAGGCGCTCTGGCGCCAGGATGTGGCCGGCGCGGCCCGGCTCGAGTGCGTGCAGCCGGTGTACAACCTGGCCAAGCGCGAGATCGAGGGCGAGCTGCTGCCGCTGTGCGCCGACCAGCAGCTCGGCGTGATCACCTACAGCCCGCTCGGCGCGGGTTTCCTGACCGGCAAGTACCACCAGCATGGCCCGGTGCCGCACGGCACACGCTTCGCGATCGTGCCCGGCCACCAGGCGATCTACTTCAACGACGCGGCCTTCCAGGCCATGGAGCGGCTGCGCGCGTGCGCGGCCGAGATCGACATCCCGATGGCCCAGCTGGGCCTGGCCTGGGTGCTCAGCCGGCCGGGCATCACCACCACGCTGATCGGCGCACGCGACGTGAGCCAGGTCGACCAGGCCTTCGAGGCTGCGGCGCTGGCGCGCTCGGAAGCGCTGCGCGCCGCGATCGAGCTGCTGTAG
- a CDS encoding C-terminal binding protein, with product MPTVYIPDPVDSLMPFAEERAAAEAAGAELVLGDGANPQIRDAEVILTTWIRFPPEAIHALERCRLIVRYGIGVDTIDLAAASACGIVVGNAPTYCMHEVADHTAGLALSLARRIPWLDREVRAGNWASVQQHMWGVRRLSSLTLGIVGLGKIGRLFAQRMAPFGFRMLGYDPFLSDEQIAALGVTPTTLDELLRQADLVSLHVPLTPQTRQLISAERLRLMQPSAAIINTSRGPVIDEAALIDALRENRLFGAALDVLEAEPPAADHPLLALDPQRVILTPHFAASSEQIGPDVHREVSAAVAAVLAGRWPPSVMNPGVVPKQPLTH from the coding sequence ATGCCTACGGTCTACATCCCCGACCCGGTCGACTCGCTGATGCCGTTCGCCGAAGAGCGCGCCGCCGCCGAGGCGGCCGGGGCCGAGCTGGTGCTGGGCGACGGCGCGAACCCGCAGATCCGCGACGCCGAGGTGATCCTGACGACCTGGATCCGCTTTCCGCCCGAGGCGATCCACGCGCTCGAGCGCTGCCGGCTGATCGTGCGCTACGGCATTGGCGTCGACACGATCGACCTGGCGGCTGCCAGCGCCTGCGGGATCGTGGTTGGCAACGCGCCAACCTATTGCATGCACGAGGTCGCCGACCACACTGCCGGCCTGGCGCTCAGCCTGGCCCGGCGCATCCCCTGGCTCGACCGCGAGGTGCGCGCGGGCAACTGGGCCAGCGTGCAGCAGCACATGTGGGGCGTGCGCCGCCTGAGCAGCCTGACGCTCGGGATCGTTGGCCTGGGTAAGATCGGCCGGCTGTTCGCCCAGCGCATGGCGCCGTTCGGCTTCCGCATGCTGGGCTACGACCCGTTCCTGAGCGACGAGCAGATCGCGGCGTTGGGCGTGACGCCGACCACGCTCGATGAGCTGCTGCGCCAGGCCGACCTGGTATCGCTGCATGTACCGCTCACGCCGCAGACACGCCAGCTGATCAGCGCCGAGCGGCTGCGGCTGATGCAGCCCAGCGCGGCGATCATCAACACCAGCCGCGGCCCGGTGATCGACGAGGCCGCGCTGATCGACGCGCTGCGCGAGAACCGGCTGTTCGGCGCCGCGCTCGACGTGCTCGAGGCCGAGCCGCCCGCCGCCGACCACCCGCTGCTGGCGCTCGACCCGCAGCGCGTGATCCTGACACCGCACTTCGCCGCCTCGTCGGAGCAGATCGGCCCCGACGTGCATCGCGAGGTCAGCGCAGCCGTGGCGGCGGTGCTGGCCGGGCGCTGGCCGCCCTCGGTGATGAACCCCGGCGTGGTGCCGAAGCAGCCGCTCACACATTGA
- a CDS encoding threonine synthase: MSRLACTSCEWQSADADLSACPACAATLDVAYDSPASAARPELPGLWRYAARLPLRDPAQLVSMGEGNTALVRAARLGDGVAELHFKLEGANPTGSYKDRIAAVGITRLRELGKHAWAATSSGNAGAAIAAYGVRAGLDGYLFTLERAARAKIAQILAYGPRVFAVERLGYDPQVEQATWRNIAALCAARGWGMLVTARRFSPHAMEGVKTIAYEICEQLGGAPDLVYVPVGGGGLLSATWKGFVEWHAAGLVDRLPQMVAVQPQGCDGITQAWQAGHAVRPIDGCASTISGLQLTAPPDGDLVLRALRESGGWARSVPDDATYAAQAELAAREGLFAEPAAAITLAGLRADVAAGRLRGHERVVCLLTGSGFKDASALQRMAERRAVQPITADDIVHIR; the protein is encoded by the coding sequence ATGTCGCGCCTCGCATGCACAAGCTGCGAGTGGCAGTCTGCCGACGCCGATCTGAGCGCCTGCCCGGCGTGCGCCGCCACGCTCGACGTGGCCTACGATTCGCCGGCGAGCGCGGCCCGGCCCGAGCTGCCGGGGCTGTGGCGCTATGCCGCGCGCCTGCCGCTGCGCGACCCGGCGCAGCTCGTCAGTATGGGCGAGGGCAATACGGCGCTGGTGCGCGCGGCCCGGCTGGGCGATGGGGTAGCCGAGCTGCACTTCAAGCTCGAGGGCGCCAACCCGACCGGCTCGTACAAGGATCGCATCGCCGCAGTCGGGATCACGCGGCTGCGCGAGCTGGGCAAGCATGCCTGGGCCGCCACGTCTTCTGGTAATGCCGGCGCGGCGATTGCGGCCTATGGCGTGCGCGCCGGCCTCGACGGCTACCTGTTCACGCTCGAAAGGGCCGCGCGCGCGAAGATCGCCCAGATCCTGGCCTATGGCCCACGCGTGTTCGCGGTCGAGCGGCTGGGCTACGACCCGCAGGTCGAGCAGGCCACCTGGCGCAATATCGCGGCGCTGTGCGCGGCGCGCGGCTGGGGCATGCTGGTGACGGCGCGGCGCTTCAGCCCGCACGCCATGGAGGGCGTCAAGACGATCGCCTACGAGATCTGCGAGCAGCTCGGCGGCGCGCCCGACCTGGTGTATGTGCCGGTGGGCGGCGGCGGCCTGCTCAGCGCCACCTGGAAGGGCTTCGTCGAATGGCACGCCGCCGGCCTGGTCGATCGGCTGCCGCAGATGGTTGCGGTGCAGCCGCAGGGCTGCGACGGCATCACGCAGGCATGGCAGGCCGGCCACGCGGTGCGGCCGATCGACGGCTGCGCCAGCACGATCTCGGGCCTGCAGCTGACTGCCCCGCCCGATGGCGATCTGGTGCTGCGCGCGCTGCGCGAATCGGGCGGCTGGGCACGCTCGGTGCCCGACGATGCAACCTATGCCGCGCAGGCCGAGCTGGCCGCGCGCGAGGGGCTATTCGCCGAGCCGGCCGCCGCGATCACGCTGGCCGGGCTGCGCGCCGACGTAGCGGCCGGCCGGCTGCGCGGCCACGAGCGGGTGGTGTGCCTGCTTACAGGCAGTGGCTTCAAAGACGCCAGCGCGCTCCAGCGCATGGCCGAGCGGCGCGCGGTTCAGCCCATCACGGCCGACGATATTGTACACATACGCTGA
- a CDS encoding Gfo/Idh/MocA family oxidoreductase has translation MRKLRYGILGSGFMGRTHAEAIRQIQNAELIAVALGTRAPRLAADYGAQLCASTDELIARDDIDAVIITTPQYAHAEQALAAAACGKHLFVEKPMTTSVADADAIIAACATRGLALSVGYQQRYRTVPRASYEQIRAGAIGQVHTIQFAQTFQMFVDPAFGGDWSWWANPASVGHILAGGVHAIDLCRWMLGAEVVSVFGHSRTFREPHEPENTTMGLLMFDNGTIMSLWASSACPPPGFPGLTFRAQIMGSSGMLDMDAYDALRLANDGSWRTVAEQPPVNTEHAATAFGFPRMHAYIEQLAVYTNAVLAGTPPPVSGADGRAGVAAALALLESSRTGQLVALR, from the coding sequence ATGCGCAAGCTCCGTTACGGCATCCTCGGCTCGGGCTTCATGGGCCGCACCCACGCCGAGGCGATCCGCCAGATCCAGAACGCCGAGCTGATCGCGGTGGCGCTCGGCACGCGCGCGCCCAGGCTGGCGGCCGACTACGGCGCGCAGCTGTGCGCCAGCACCGACGAGCTGATCGCGCGCGACGATATCGACGCGGTGATCATCACCACGCCGCAGTATGCCCACGCCGAGCAGGCGCTGGCGGCGGCGGCCTGCGGCAAGCACCTGTTCGTCGAGAAGCCCATGACTACCAGCGTTGCGGACGCCGACGCGATCATTGCGGCGTGTGCCACGCGCGGGCTGGCGCTCTCGGTGGGCTACCAGCAGCGCTACCGCACGGTGCCGCGCGCCAGCTACGAGCAGATCCGCGCCGGCGCGATCGGCCAGGTTCACACCATCCAGTTTGCGCAAACCTTCCAGATGTTCGTCGACCCGGCCTTCGGCGGCGATTGGTCGTGGTGGGCCAACCCGGCCAGCGTCGGCCACATCCTGGCCGGCGGCGTGCATGCGATCGACCTGTGCCGCTGGATGCTCGGCGCCGAGGTCGTGAGTGTGTTTGGCCACTCGCGCACCTTCCGCGAGCCGCACGAGCCTGAGAACACGACCATGGGCCTGCTGATGTTCGACAACGGCACGATCATGAGCCTGTGGGCCAGCAGTGCCTGCCCGCCACCCGGCTTCCCAGGGCTGACCTTCCGCGCCCAGATCATGGGGTCGAGCGGCATGCTCGACATGGACGCCTATGATGCGCTGCGGCTGGCCAACGACGGCAGCTGGCGCACCGTGGCCGAGCAGCCGCCCGTCAACACCGAGCATGCCGCCACGGCGTTCGGCTTCCCGCGCATGCACGCATACATCGAGCAGCTGGCGGTATACACCAACGCTGTGCTGGCCGGCACGCCACCGCCAGTCAGCGGCGCCGACGGCCGCGCGGGTGTGGCGGCCGCCCTGGCGCTGCTCGAGTCGTCGCGCACAGGCCAGCTGGTGGCGCTGCGGTAG
- a CDS encoding dihydrodipicolinate synthase family protein: MPRYPQTVLASCEIPWDEHEQLLEDVFRQEVRMVLAMGFQHLYVFGTAGEGYAVDSARFRQIVEIFRDETSGAEVYPQIGVIGLSTATIIERIALAHALGFRTFQISLPSWGALNDTELLRFFTDVCGAFPDARFLHYNLPRAKRVLGGADYRRIADAVPNLAATKNTGGGAQRAADLMRHAPDLQHFFGEDNFMAGSMFGECSLLASLGPLAPRRAWEYLAAGRDLQLDRLLTLHHAFLCLLYDVLGPLLAKERIDGAYDKVIVRLGGLEAMPLRLLSPYQGFDEHEYQQCRRIFDQRYAAWAGA; this comes from the coding sequence ATGCCGCGCTACCCCCAGACTGTGCTGGCCTCGTGCGAGATCCCCTGGGACGAGCATGAGCAGCTGCTCGAAGACGTGTTTCGCCAGGAGGTGCGCATGGTGCTGGCCATGGGCTTTCAGCACCTGTACGTGTTTGGCACCGCCGGCGAGGGCTATGCGGTCGATAGCGCGCGCTTCCGGCAGATCGTCGAAATCTTTCGCGACGAGACCAGCGGCGCCGAGGTGTACCCGCAAATCGGCGTGATCGGCCTCTCGACCGCGACGATCATCGAGCGGATCGCGCTGGCGCACGCGCTGGGCTTCCGCACCTTCCAGATCTCGCTGCCGAGCTGGGGCGCGCTCAACGACACCGAGCTGCTGCGCTTCTTTACCGATGTGTGCGGCGCATTCCCCGACGCGCGCTTCCTGCACTACAACCTGCCGCGCGCCAAGCGCGTGCTCGGCGGCGCCGACTACCGGCGCATCGCCGACGCCGTGCCGAACCTGGCGGCAACCAAGAACACCGGCGGCGGCGCACAGCGCGCGGCCGACCTGATGCGCCACGCGCCCGACCTGCAGCACTTCTTCGGCGAAGATAACTTCATGGCCGGCAGCATGTTTGGCGAGTGCTCGCTGCTGGCCTCGCTCGGGCCGCTGGCGCCGCGCCGCGCCTGGGAGTACCTGGCGGCCGGGCGCGACCTACAGCTCGACCGGCTGCTGACGCTGCACCACGCCTTTCTGTGCCTGCTCTACGACGTGCTCGGCCCGCTGCTGGCGAAAGAGCGCATCGACGGCGCCTACGACAAGGTGATCGTGCGGCTGGGCGGGCTCGAGGCCATGCCGCTGCGGCTGCTCTCGCCCTACCAGGGCTTCGACGAGCACGAGTACCAGCAGTGCCGGCGCATCTTCGACCAGCGGTACGCCGCCTGGGCCGGCGCGTAG
- a CDS encoding mandelate racemase/muconate lactonizing enzyme family protein, which yields MKITSVETFLLRHTLPRPTGPSIWLYSEREALIVKISTDTGLVGWGETSEIAGAGAVIREVCAPIVIGHDPREHRRLWHQIWDATLGHGFAVGAVDIALHDLWGQASGRSVGELYGGVLRERVPAYASALSYVEGVDPAEAWLPEATALAAQGFRAIKMRIGRFAPEHELPLIAQLRAALPPGVRLMADGNAAYTLPAAIRVGRALERIGLHWFEEPMPQLTPTQAEYAGYDTLAAHLDIPIASGEILQSRGAFKALIDGHKCDIVQPDVTICGGIGECLFVADLARLAGLQCIPHCWGGAIAVAAAIHVLSLLPSPTSGPSAETPMLEYDTTENRFRSELLAEPLAVRDGFIQLPRGPGLGIRVDEHVLRRYRV from the coding sequence GTGAAGATCACCAGCGTCGAAACATTCCTGCTGCGCCACACGCTGCCGCGGCCGACCGGGCCCTCGATCTGGCTATACAGCGAGCGCGAGGCGCTGATCGTCAAGATCAGCACCGACACGGGCCTGGTCGGCTGGGGTGAGACATCCGAGATCGCTGGGGCCGGCGCGGTGATCCGCGAGGTCTGCGCGCCGATCGTGATCGGCCACGACCCGCGCGAGCACCGGCGGCTGTGGCACCAGATCTGGGACGCTACGCTTGGCCACGGCTTCGCGGTCGGGGCGGTCGACATCGCCCTGCACGACCTGTGGGGCCAGGCGAGCGGGCGCTCGGTTGGCGAGCTGTATGGCGGCGTGCTGCGCGAGCGTGTGCCGGCCTACGCCTCGGCGCTCAGCTACGTCGAGGGCGTCGACCCGGCCGAGGCCTGGCTGCCCGAGGCCACCGCGCTGGCCGCGCAGGGCTTCCGCGCGATCAAGATGCGGATCGGCCGCTTCGCGCCCGAGCACGAGCTGCCGCTGATCGCCCAGCTGCGCGCGGCGCTGCCGCCGGGCGTGCGGCTGATGGCCGATGGCAACGCGGCCTACACGCTGCCGGCCGCCATTCGCGTCGGGCGCGCGCTCGAGCGGATCGGCCTGCACTGGTTCGAAGAGCCTATGCCGCAGCTTACGCCGACGCAAGCCGAGTATGCCGGCTACGACACGCTGGCGGCGCACCTCGACATCCCGATCGCCAGCGGCGAGATCTTGCAGTCGCGCGGGGCCTTCAAGGCGCTGATCGACGGCCACAAATGCGATATCGTCCAGCCCGACGTGACGATCTGCGGCGGGATCGGCGAGTGCCTGTTCGTGGCCGACCTGGCGCGGCTGGCCGGGTTGCAGTGCATCCCGCACTGCTGGGGCGGCGCAATCGCCGTTGCCGCAGCCATCCACGTGCTATCGCTGCTGCCCAGCCCGACCAGCGGGCCAAGCGCCGAGACGCCCATGCTCGAGTACGACACCACCGAGAACCGCTTCCGCAGCGAACTGCTGGCCGAGCCACTGGCCGTGCGCGACGGGTTCATCCAGCTGCCGCGCGGGCCGGGCCTGGGCATTCGCGTCGACGAGCACGTGCTGCGGCGCTATCGGGTTTAA
- a CDS encoding NAD(P)/FAD-dependent oxidoreductase gives MDYDAIIIGAGHNGLVAAFYLARAGLRVLVLEARAIVGGSCVTEELIPGYRFSTCANVVWAMRPQIIADMGLHERGLTVDTRQFLRLLPDGRYLFTERLASAAPGAALTAIQHEIARFSAADAAAFPGWVEFLARLTRILGPWLLDQPPQLHAIYARCADAADRQALDLVLTNSIAALADRFFESEVMRDVGVAADIGDVYDRGTGLLFALTTAMGAYSETGAPVLNGFIRGGMGRLTELIAEAACEQGASIRTCAPVARVLIERGQAQGVELASGERISARLVISNADPKRTFLSLIDAEALDPHLLGRVQAIQTHAAAGLKLHCALGEMLEYRLDRRLSDQQLREATLIIAPNRAYRQAAWQAAAQGELPEQPVIAGFLPSVYDPTLAPPGGYTWSAYVVWVPVTPRRGTWADRKDEMAERLFSVMQHYAPNFRRALKDYVLITPEYLQQHMLLTDGNIHHVDAIPSQLLWQRPLAELAHYRTPIGGLYLCGAGTHPWGEVSGAPGYNAAHAILSDLAPGDRVTP, from the coding sequence ATGGACTATGATGCGATCATTATTGGGGCGGGCCACAACGGGCTGGTAGCCGCGTTCTACCTGGCGCGGGCCGGGCTGCGTGTGCTGGTGCTCGAGGCACGCGCGATCGTCGGCGGTAGCTGCGTCACCGAGGAGCTCATCCCCGGCTACCGCTTCTCGACATGCGCGAATGTCGTCTGGGCGATGCGCCCGCAGATCATCGCCGACATGGGCCTGCACGAGCGCGGCCTGACTGTCGATACCCGCCAGTTCCTGCGGCTGCTGCCCGACGGCCGCTACCTCTTCACCGAGCGGCTCGCGAGCGCCGCGCCGGGGGCAGCGCTCACGGCGATCCAGCACGAGATCGCCAGGTTCTCGGCGGCCGACGCGGCCGCGTTCCCAGGCTGGGTCGAGTTCCTGGCCCGGCTGACGCGCATACTCGGCCCCTGGCTGCTCGATCAGCCGCCGCAGCTGCACGCGATCTATGCCCGCTGCGCCGACGCCGCCGATCGCCAGGCGCTCGACCTGGTGCTCACCAACTCGATCGCCGCGCTGGCCGACCGCTTCTTCGAGTCGGAGGTTATGCGCGATGTCGGCGTCGCGGCCGATATCGGCGATGTCTACGATCGCGGCACCGGGCTGCTGTTCGCGCTCACCACCGCCATGGGCGCCTACAGCGAAACCGGCGCGCCGGTGCTGAATGGCTTCATCCGCGGCGGCATGGGCCGGCTGACCGAGCTGATCGCCGAGGCAGCGTGCGAGCAGGGGGCCAGCATTCGCACGTGTGCGCCGGTTGCCCGCGTGCTGATCGAGCGCGGGCAGGCGCAGGGCGTCGAGCTGGCCTCGGGCGAGCGCATCAGCGCGCGGCTGGTTATCTCGAACGCCGATCCGAAGCGCACGTTCCTCAGCCTGATCGATGCCGAGGCGCTCGACCCACACTTGCTCGGGCGCGTGCAGGCCATTCAGACGCACGCCGCCGCCGGGCTGAAATTGCACTGCGCGCTCGGCGAGATGCTCGAGTACCGGCTAGACCGCCGGCTGAGCGACCAGCAGCTGCGCGAGGCGACACTGATCATCGCGCCGAATCGGGCCTACCGCCAGGCTGCCTGGCAGGCTGCCGCGCAGGGCGAGCTGCCCGAGCAGCCGGTTATCGCCGGCTTTCTGCCCAGCGTGTACGACCCGACGCTCGCGCCGCCCGGCGGCTACACCTGGTCGGCCTATGTGGTGTGGGTGCCGGTTACCCCCCGGCGTGGAACCTGGGCCGACCGCAAGGATGAAATGGCCGAGCGGCTATTCAGCGTGATGCAGCACTATGCGCCGAACTTCCGGCGTGCGCTGAAGGACTATGTGCTGATCACGCCGGAGTATCTGCAGCAGCACATGCTGCTGACCGACGGCAACATCCACCACGTCGACGCGATCCCGTCGCAGCTGCTGTGGCAGCGCCCGCTCGCCGAGCTGGCGCACTACCGCACGCCGATCGGCGGGCTATACCTGTGTGGCGCCGGCACCCACCCGTGGGGCGAGGTCAGCGGCGCGCCGGGCTACAACGCCGCGCACGCTATTCTGAGCGATCTTGCGCCAGGCGACCGGGTGACGCCATGA
- a CDS encoding NAD(P)-dependent oxidoreductase, producing MSAENPASARPRVLVTGASGLIGGLTIANLAHKYAFSGLSRRPVAGIPHTQADIADQAAVQRACQGTDMVLHLAAEVEDYNNWDKVFANTMGGTLNVYRAAQAAGVWRVVFMSTGSTMCGYEWFEGSPYGALARNEFERLPEGAGMLDYRDPPRPDGPYAVGKLFGENAGRWFSDHYGMSVICIRLGAVLPSDRPELIRHFPGYLSQADAVQMIDKCLGAPRELKFDIFDAISENSRRWRDTGHAKQVLGWQPAGSSDNFDPRALVQ from the coding sequence GTGAGCGCAGAGAATCCCGCGTCCGCGCGTCCGCGCGTGCTCGTCACCGGCGCGAGCGGCCTGATCGGCGGGCTGACGATCGCCAACCTCGCGCACAAGTACGCCTTCAGCGGCCTGAGCCGCCGGCCGGTGGCGGGCATCCCGCACACCCAGGCCGACATCGCCGACCAGGCGGCGGTGCAGCGCGCCTGCCAGGGCACCGACATGGTGCTGCACCTGGCGGCCGAGGTCGAAGACTACAACAACTGGGACAAGGTGTTCGCCAACACCATGGGCGGCACGCTGAACGTCTACCGCGCGGCCCAGGCCGCCGGGGTATGGCGAGTGGTATTCATGAGCACCGGCAGCACTATGTGCGGCTACGAGTGGTTCGAGGGCTCGCCTTACGGCGCGCTGGCGCGCAACGAGTTCGAGCGGCTGCCCGAGGGCGCGGGCATGCTCGACTACCGCGACCCGCCGCGCCCCGACGGCCCGTACGCGGTCGGCAAGCTGTTCGGCGAAAACGCCGGGCGCTGGTTCTCCGACCACTACGGCATGTCGGTGATCTGCATTCGCCTGGGCGCGGTGCTGCCAAGCGATCGGCCCGAGCTGATCCGCCACTTCCCAGGCTACCTGTCGCAGGCCGACGCGGTGCAGATGATCGACAAGTGCCTCGGCGCGCCGCGCGAGCTCAAGTTCGATATCTTCGACGCGATCTCGGAGAACTCGCGGCGCTGGCGCGATACCGGCCACGCCAAGCAGGTGCTGGGCTGGCAGCCAGCCGGATCGTCCGACAACTTCGACCCGCGCGCGCTGGTTCAATAG
- a CDS encoding exo-alpha-sialidase, translated as MQLVEHGILSRGVPGTPRAILTFASVTALAGGVLLAALRAGSSKDAADETIELHRSDDGGRHWRMLRQLSYDAPIDGARGSLKLCYLTELAPGQVIAAAMWIDRTSYPGQPLFNPATEGCLPMSIVLAESADQGATWSPWRLVPMPEQIGPASLTSPILKLADGTLAMSIETNKHYHDATPWLQQVVLFHSRDGGQSWGAPITAGRDPSGRIFNWDQRLGLAPDGRIGAFIWTYDSQTRTYLNIHRRISADGGASWSAAEDLGIADQAGRPAVLPDGRVLLPWVDRFGQRAIRARLAPAIDAPFAPASEVVLYSLDAAGPGARDDSTGALLAEMSLWTFGLPYAEALPDGQVLVVYYAGSQASMDIRWARLREAD; from the coding sequence ATGCAGCTTGTAGAACACGGCATTCTGAGCCGTGGCGTGCCGGGCACACCGCGGGCGATTCTGACCTTCGCCAGCGTGACGGCGCTGGCCGGCGGGGTGCTGCTGGCGGCCCTGCGCGCCGGATCGAGCAAGGACGCGGCCGACGAAACGATCGAGCTGCACCGATCGGATGACGGCGGCCGGCACTGGCGTATGCTGCGGCAGCTGAGCTACGACGCGCCGATCGACGGCGCACGCGGCTCGCTAAAGCTCTGCTACCTGACCGAGCTCGCGCCGGGGCAGGTGATCGCCGCAGCCATGTGGATCGACCGCACCAGCTACCCCGGCCAGCCGCTGTTCAACCCGGCCACCGAAGGCTGCCTGCCCATGTCGATCGTGCTGGCCGAGTCGGCCGACCAGGGCGCGACCTGGTCGCCCTGGCGGCTGGTGCCTATGCCCGAGCAGATCGGCCCGGCCAGCCTGACCAGCCCGATCCTCAAGCTGGCCGACGGCACGCTGGCCATGAGCATCGAGACGAATAAGCACTACCACGACGCGACGCCCTGGCTCCAGCAGGTGGTGCTGTTCCACTCGCGCGACGGCGGCCAGAGCTGGGGTGCGCCGATCACTGCCGGCCGCGACCCGAGCGGGCGGATCTTCAACTGGGATCAGCGCCTGGGCCTGGCGCCCGACGGCCGGATTGGCGCGTTCATCTGGACCTACGACAGCCAGACGCGCACATACCTAAACATCCACCGGCGCATCAGCGCCGACGGCGGCGCCAGCTGGTCGGCGGCCGAGGATCTGGGCATTGCCGACCAGGCCGGCCGGCCGGCCGTGCTGCCCGACGGCCGCGTGCTGCTGCCGTGGGTCGATCGCTTCGGCCAGCGCGCCATCCGCGCGCGCCTGGCGCCGGCGATCGACGCGCCGTTCGCGCCGGCCAGCGAGGTTGTGCTCTATAGCCTGGATGCGGCCGGCCCCGGCGCGCGTGACGACAGCACCGGCGCGCTGCTGGCCGAGATGTCGCTATGGACCTTTGGCCTGCCCTACGCCGAGGCACTGCCCGACGGCCAGGTGCTGGTGGTGTACTACGCCGGCAGCCAGGCGAGCATGGACATTCGCTGGGCGCGGCTGCGCGAGGCTGATTGA